Proteins from one Dysgonomonas sp. HDW5A genomic window:
- the folD gene encoding bifunctional methylenetetrahydrofolate dehydrogenase/methenyltetrahydrofolate cyclohydrolase FolD, with product MQLIDGKAIAAQIKKEIAEEVSVIKAKGGKTPHLAAVLVGHDGGSETYVSNKVRTCEEVGFKSTLIRYENDVTEDEILACVERLNNDPDIDGFIVQLPLPKHISEEKVIEAIDYRKDVDGFHPINVGRMSIGLPCFVSATPAGIVELLKRYEIPTQGKNCVVLGRSNIVGKPVATLMMQKGYPGDATVTVCHSRTPNIKEICLNADIIIAALGAPEFLKGDMVKEGVTVIDVGTTRVPSTETKSGFKLKGDVAFDEVAAKAGFITPVPGGVGPMTIISLMRNTLLAGKKEIYK from the coding sequence ATGCAACTTATTGATGGAAAAGCCATAGCCGCTCAAATAAAAAAAGAGATTGCCGAAGAAGTAAGTGTAATAAAAGCAAAAGGAGGAAAAACACCTCATCTGGCTGCCGTTCTTGTTGGTCATGACGGAGGCAGCGAAACTTACGTCTCAAACAAAGTTCGTACATGTGAAGAGGTTGGCTTTAAATCAACACTTATCAGATATGAGAACGATGTAACCGAAGACGAAATACTCGCCTGCGTCGAAAGGTTAAACAATGATCCAGATATAGATGGTTTTATTGTACAATTACCTTTACCCAAACATATTTCAGAAGAAAAAGTAATAGAAGCAATTGATTATCGGAAAGATGTTGACGGTTTTCACCCGATCAATGTCGGTCGTATGTCAATAGGACTTCCTTGCTTCGTATCTGCAACACCTGCAGGTATTGTTGAATTACTGAAACGCTACGAAATACCTACTCAAGGAAAAAACTGTGTAGTATTAGGTCGAAGCAATATAGTTGGGAAACCTGTTGCGACTCTTATGATGCAAAAAGGCTACCCGGGAGACGCAACTGTTACAGTATGTCACAGTCGTACCCCTAACATCAAAGAAATATGCTTAAATGCCGACATTATAATAGCAGCCCTAGGCGCTCCCGAGTTTCTGAAAGGAGATATGGTAAAAGAAGGGGTAACAGTAATAGACGTTGGCACAACAAGAGTACCATCAACCGAAACCAAATCAGGTTTTAAACTAAAAGGTGATGTTGCTTTTGATGAAGTTGCAGCCAAAGCAGGATTCATTACTCCTGTTCCCGGAGGTGTCGGTCCAATGACAATTATCTCCTTGATGCGAAATACACTTCTTGCAGGTAAGAAAGAAATCTATAAATAA
- the ffh gene encoding signal recognition particle protein, whose translation MFENLSDRLDRSFKLLKGEGKITEINVAETLKDVRRALLDADVNFKTAKQFTETVKEKALGQNVLTAVKPSQLMVKIVHDELAELMGGTSVDISTDGNPTIILMAGLQGSGKTTFSGKLANLLKTKKGKKPLLVADDIYRPAAIEQLRILGTQIDVPVYSEDGNKNPVEIAQNAIKQAKANGNDVVIIDTAGRLAIDEAMMNEIAAIKTAVKPHEILFVVDSMTGQDAVNTAKEFNDRLNFDGVILTKLDGDTRGGAALSIRSIVNKPIKFVGMGEKMDALDIFHPERMADRILGMGDIVSLVERAQEQYDEEEARRLQKKIAKNQFDFNDFLSQIHQIKKMGNLKDLAAMIPGVGKAMKDIDIDDNAFKSIEAIIYSMSPKERVSPEILNGSRRQRIAKGSGTSIQEVNKLIKQFDETRKMMKMMTQMKGAGKLMSKMPGMKR comes from the coding sequence ATGTTTGAAAATTTAAGTGACAGATTAGACCGCTCGTTTAAGTTATTAAAAGGTGAAGGTAAGATAACGGAAATCAATGTCGCCGAAACATTGAAAGACGTGCGCAGGGCCTTGCTTGATGCCGACGTTAACTTTAAGACCGCAAAACAATTTACTGAAACTGTAAAGGAAAAAGCTTTAGGACAAAACGTGCTTACGGCCGTTAAGCCAAGCCAGTTGATGGTAAAAATAGTACATGATGAGCTTGCAGAGCTAATGGGAGGCACATCAGTAGATATAAGTACGGATGGTAATCCTACCATTATACTTATGGCCGGACTACAAGGGTCGGGAAAAACAACCTTCTCCGGAAAGCTTGCCAATCTTCTTAAAACTAAAAAAGGAAAAAAACCTCTGCTTGTTGCAGATGACATATACCGTCCTGCCGCAATAGAGCAGCTAAGAATATTAGGAACACAAATAGATGTGCCTGTATATTCTGAAGATGGAAATAAAAATCCTGTTGAAATTGCTCAGAATGCAATAAAACAAGCTAAAGCAAATGGCAACGATGTTGTAATTATAGATACAGCAGGTCGTCTGGCTATTGATGAGGCGATGATGAACGAAATCGCAGCCATCAAAACAGCAGTTAAACCTCACGAAATATTGTTCGTTGTAGACTCTATGACAGGACAGGATGCCGTAAATACTGCCAAAGAATTTAACGACAGACTGAACTTTGACGGAGTCATCCTTACCAAATTAGATGGTGACACACGTGGTGGAGCAGCCTTATCTATCCGCTCTATAGTAAACAAACCGATCAAGTTTGTAGGTATGGGCGAGAAAATGGATGCACTAGATATTTTCCACCCCGAACGTATGGCCGACCGTATATTGGGAATGGGTGATATTGTTTCTCTGGTAGAACGTGCCCAAGAGCAATACGATGAAGAAGAAGCCCGTCGACTTCAAAAGAAAATTGCAAAAAACCAATTTGACTTCAACGATTTCTTATCTCAAATACACCAAATCAAAAAAATGGGTAACCTGAAAGATTTGGCTGCTATGATTCCCGGTGTTGGAAAAGCGATGAAAGATATAGATATTGACGACAATGCTTTCAAAAGTATCGAAGCAATTATCTACTCGATGAGTCCAAAGGAAAGAGTAAGTCCTGAAATCCTCAACGGAAGCCGCCGCCAACGTATAGCCAAAGGAAGCGGAACCTCCATACAAGAGGTAAACAAACTCATCAAACAGTTTGACGAAACTCGCAAAATGATGAAAATGATGACCCAAATGAAAGGTGCAGGCAAATTGATGTCGAAGATGCCCGGAATGAAGCGATAA
- a CDS encoding MaoC family dehydratase, whose product MDKVIINSFEEFEQYVGKEIGVSDYLKITQDRINLFADATLDHQWIHVDVERAKSESTFHNTIAHGYLTLSLLPHLWSQIIEVRNLKMMINYGMDKLKFGQAVVVDSEVRIRVKLLSVVNLRGTIKAEMKVTMEIKDAPKNAFEATVFFLYNFL is encoded by the coding sequence ATGGACAAAGTAATTATTAACTCATTTGAGGAGTTTGAGCAATATGTTGGTAAAGAAATCGGTGTTTCCGATTATTTGAAAATTACACAAGACAGGATTAATTTATTTGCTGATGCAACATTGGATCATCAATGGATACATGTTGATGTCGAAAGAGCTAAGAGTGAAAGTACATTTCATAATACAATTGCTCACGGTTATCTGACTTTATCGTTGCTTCCACACTTATGGTCGCAAATTATTGAGGTTCGTAACCTTAAGATGATGATCAATTATGGTATGGATAAGCTTAAGTTCGGTCAGGCTGTTGTTGTTGATAGTGAAGTGAGGATTCGGGTGAAACTTTTATCTGTCGTAAATCTGCGAGGTACAATAAAAGCTGAAATGAAAGTTACCATGGAGATTAAAGATGCTCCTAAAAACGCTTTTGAGGCAACTGTGTTTTTCTTGTATAATTTCTTGTAA